One part of the Streptomyces sp. NBC_00286 genome encodes these proteins:
- a CDS encoding TerD family protein, translating to MAVSLSKGGNVSLTKEAPGLTAVTVGLGWDVRSTTGTDFDLDASAIAVNPEGKVYSDGHFIFFNNKQTPDQTIVHTGDNRTGEGAGDDEAINVNLAGLPADIDKIVFPVSIYDAETRSQNFGQVRNAYIRIVNQAGGTEIARYDLSEDAATETAMVFGELYRNGAEWKFRAVGQGYASGLVGIAQDFGVNV from the coding sequence ATGGCTGTAAGCCTGTCCAAGGGTGGCAACGTCTCGCTCACCAAGGAGGCTCCGGGCCTGACCGCTGTCACCGTGGGCCTCGGCTGGGACGTCCGCAGCACCACGGGGACCGACTTCGACCTGGACGCCTCGGCCATCGCGGTCAACCCCGAGGGCAAGGTCTACTCGGACGGTCACTTCATCTTCTTCAACAACAAGCAGACCCCGGACCAGACCATCGTCCACACCGGCGACAACCGCACGGGTGAGGGCGCGGGCGACGACGAGGCGATCAACGTCAACCTCGCGGGCCTGCCCGCCGACATCGACAAGATCGTCTTCCCGGTCTCCATCTACGACGCCGAGACCCGCTCCCAGAACTTCGGCCAGGTCCGCAACGCCTACATCCGCATCGTCAACCAGGCCGGCGGCACGGAGATCGCCCGCTACGACCTGTCCGAGGACGCCGCCACCGAGACGGCGATGGTCTTCGGCGAGCTGTACCGCAACGGCGCCGAGTGGAAGTTCCGCGCGGTGGGCCAGGGCTACGCCTCGGGCCTCGTGGGCATCGCCCAGGACTTCGGCGTGAACGTCTGA
- a CDS encoding DUF397 domain-containing protein — protein sequence MPIDGAQFSKACGGNTHPDGESCVTLARIGRDAWAMGDSKKPNAEPLRFTTAELDAAGIDPARFGLGA from the coding sequence ATGCCCATTGACGGAGCTCAGTTCTCCAAGGCCTGCGGTGGCAACACCCACCCCGATGGTGAATCCTGCGTGACGCTGGCCCGGATTGGTCGCGACGCGTGGGCCATGGGCGACAGCAAGAAGCCGAACGCGGAACCCCTCAGGTTCACCACGGCCGAACTCGACGCGGCCGGGATCGACCCCGCTCGCTTCGGCCTCGGCGCGTAG
- a CDS encoding helix-turn-helix domain-containing protein — protein MTYEPEQLGQSKSDLASRLRELRKRAGLTGDRLARRCNMSQSQISKFETGKKTPRLMDVERILRALDAPPEVLADVLALARIANTEWQDKRSSRRRGLEKRQIELAALEAEYTELRYFLPSMITGLLATPEYVRASLTHSPGDVSTTVARKLARQAVLYDTSKHFTFLLTEQAARWAIVPFPAMAVQIDRLVSLSHLPNVRLGVLPVGAAMPRGPMNTFTVYDDRLATVENFTGRLVFRDSRDIAEHRAVFDQFERLALFGDVARQQFADWAETYRVDL, from the coding sequence GTGACATACGAGCCTGAGCAACTGGGCCAGTCCAAGAGCGACTTGGCCAGCAGGCTGCGAGAACTGCGGAAGCGGGCCGGTCTCACAGGGGACCGGCTCGCTCGGCGTTGCAATATGTCTCAGTCGCAGATCAGCAAATTTGAGACGGGCAAAAAGACGCCCAGGCTCATGGACGTCGAACGGATCCTGCGAGCACTTGACGCGCCTCCGGAGGTTCTCGCTGACGTCTTGGCGCTGGCTCGAATTGCCAATACCGAATGGCAGGACAAGCGATCCTCGAGGCGCAGAGGCCTGGAGAAGCGGCAGATTGAACTGGCGGCGCTGGAGGCCGAGTACACGGAACTGCGGTACTTCCTTCCCAGTATGATCACGGGTTTGCTCGCCACTCCGGAGTATGTGAGAGCGAGCCTGACCCATTCTCCAGGGGACGTCTCCACCACAGTTGCTCGCAAGCTCGCGCGGCAGGCTGTCCTCTACGACACGTCGAAGCACTTCACCTTCCTGCTGACAGAGCAGGCTGCGAGATGGGCGATCGTGCCCTTCCCGGCGATGGCTGTGCAGATCGATAGGTTGGTGTCGCTGTCACATCTCCCCAATGTGCGTCTGGGGGTTCTTCCGGTCGGTGCCGCGATGCCGCGTGGGCCGATGAACACCTTCACGGTCTACGACGACCGCCTGGCAACCGTGGAGAACTTCACGGGACGCCTGGTGTTTCGGGATTCTCGGGATATTGCTGAACACCGAGCCGTATTCGACCAGTTCGAGCGGCTCGCGCTCTTCGGAGACGTCGCGCGGCAGCAGTTCGCTGATTGGGCAGAAACGTATCGGGTTGATCTTTAG
- a CDS encoding DUF6879 family protein yields MLLDGDDWRAVFDAYEREAWRFEAQPTYTMPREAENIARFLRGEPKPGDHNARWHERVRGYVASGRRIGRVRVVRRPLTDYQRYQFAWGIPGNIEAGEDIRILDVTDEEYGLHLTGQDWWMFDDARIVHLNFRPDGTQISREMFEGDLGPYREWRRIAMLHAVPFAEYVKEHGDIRA; encoded by the coding sequence GTGCTCTTGGATGGTGATGATTGGCGGGCGGTGTTCGACGCCTACGAGCGAGAGGCCTGGCGCTTCGAGGCCCAGCCGACCTACACCATGCCCAGAGAGGCCGAAAACATCGCGCGCTTCCTTCGGGGAGAACCCAAACCAGGTGACCACAACGCGCGCTGGCACGAGCGCGTACGCGGATACGTCGCCTCCGGCAGGCGCATCGGCCGTGTGAGAGTGGTGCGTCGCCCGCTGACCGACTATCAGCGGTACCAGTTCGCATGGGGTATCCCAGGCAACATCGAGGCCGGTGAGGACATCAGGATCCTCGATGTCACGGATGAGGAGTACGGCCTCCATCTGACCGGCCAGGATTGGTGGATGTTCGATGACGCTCGGATCGTTCACCTGAATTTCCGTCCGGATGGCACGCAGATCAGTCGCGAGATGTTCGAAGGCGACCTCGGGCCCTACCGGGAATGGAGGCGTATCGCGATGCTCCACGCGGTGCCCTTCGCCGAGTACGTGAAAGAGCACGGTGACATACGAGCCTGA
- a CDS encoding DUF397 domain-containing protein has product MPVNWQKSSFSGAGGENCLELAHTDPHVLLRESDTPTDVLALPPNGLLALIRSLKGGPFMPERE; this is encoded by the coding sequence ATGCCTGTGAACTGGCAGAAGTCGTCCTTCTCCGGGGCCGGCGGCGAGAACTGCCTCGAACTCGCCCACACCGACCCCCACGTCCTCCTCCGCGAAAGCGACACCCCCACCGACGTACTCGCCCTGCCCCCAAACGGCTTGCTGGCCCTGATACGCAGCTTGAAGGGCGGCCCGTTTATGCCGGAACGGGAATAG
- a CDS encoding helix-turn-helix domain-containing protein — MPLRDNPSARQVRLGTELRKLREAAGRTAREAAGLLSTDQAKISHIEAGRLGISEERIRRLAVFYACDDAALVDALSVIARESRGQGWWDAYRGILAPGFLDVAELEHHATYLRALQPMTLPGAFQTEDYARAIYGGNIPPLPPEEVDVRVEFRLKRRQIFERDAPPPFTVVIHEAALRMRIGGRKVAQAQLGHLLEVSEWPTVTLKVIPFTSEEFVEATQPVFYAGGVVPQLDTVQVDSAVGGVFLSIATQLKKYGTLLDLAERAALDAESSRRFVHDVAREL; from the coding sequence ATGCCACTGAGAGATAACCCCTCCGCTCGCCAGGTCCGACTCGGTACGGAACTGCGGAAGTTGAGGGAGGCCGCAGGCAGGACGGCCCGCGAAGCCGCAGGCCTGCTGTCGACCGATCAGGCCAAGATCAGCCACATCGAGGCGGGTCGGCTGGGCATCAGCGAGGAGCGGATCCGGCGGCTGGCGGTGTTCTATGCGTGCGATGACGCCGCACTCGTCGACGCGTTGAGCGTGATCGCCCGGGAGTCTCGTGGGCAAGGCTGGTGGGATGCGTACCGCGGAATCCTCGCCCCAGGTTTCCTGGACGTGGCCGAACTGGAGCACCACGCAACGTACTTGCGCGCCCTCCAGCCGATGACGCTCCCCGGCGCCTTCCAGACGGAGGACTACGCGCGGGCGATCTACGGCGGCAACATCCCGCCCCTCCCTCCCGAGGAGGTGGACGTCCGCGTGGAGTTCAGGCTGAAGCGCCGCCAGATCTTCGAGCGCGACGCTCCGCCGCCCTTCACCGTGGTGATCCACGAGGCGGCCCTGAGGATGCGGATCGGCGGGCGCAAGGTCGCGCAGGCGCAGCTCGGCCACCTGCTGGAGGTCTCCGAGTGGCCCACCGTCACGCTGAAGGTCATCCCCTTCACGAGTGAAGAGTTCGTCGAGGCCACTCAGCCGGTCTTCTACGCCGGGGGAGTCGTCCCTCAACTGGACACGGTCCAGGTGGACAGCGCCGTGGGCGGCGTCTTCCTCAGCATCGCCACCCAGCTCAAGAAGTACGGCACCCTGCTGGACCTCGCGGAGCGAGCAGCGCTCGACGCCGAGAGCTCCAGACGGTTCGTCCACGACGTCGCGCGAGAATTGTGA
- a CDS encoding ATP-binding protein: MNTNTDPPTYHLTTPNSPLSPKICRDTVAILLAATGHAPHLADTARTLVSEVVTNAVRHTGTPTIMLETAVLANGVRVAVYDDGPAGLLLPTEAAQDSEGGRGLLLVQALAHTWGVGPGYNAGRNGKHVWFELQSPSVPLEG; this comes from the coding sequence ATGAACACCAACACCGACCCCCCGACGTACCACCTCACCACCCCCAACTCACCCCTCAGCCCGAAGATCTGCCGTGACACCGTCGCCATACTCCTCGCCGCGACCGGCCACGCCCCGCACCTCGCCGACACCGCCCGCACCCTCGTCTCCGAGGTCGTCACCAATGCCGTACGGCACACCGGTACGCCAACCATCATGCTGGAGACGGCGGTTCTGGCGAACGGAGTACGCGTGGCCGTGTACGACGACGGGCCCGCCGGGCTGTTGCTTCCCACCGAAGCCGCGCAGGACAGCGAGGGCGGGCGCGGGTTACTGCTCGTGCAAGCCCTTGCGCACACTTGGGGCGTCGGCCCGGGGTACAACGCCGGCCGGAACGGCAAACACGTCTGGTTCGAGCTTCAAAGCCCGAGCGTGCCGCTGGAGGGATGA
- a CDS encoding VOC family protein: protein MTSRFTELVVDCHDPERLAAFWCAVLDFKVIDRSEGKVEIDSWEPTVEEVRARQMPPTLMFIRVPEGKTVKNRLRLDVSPIDRSTDDEVANEFDVMRTLATSN, encoded by the coding sequence ATGACCAGTAGGTTCACCGAGTTGGTTGTCGACTGCCACGATCCGGAGCGGCTCGCAGCCTTCTGGTGCGCGGTCCTGGACTTCAAGGTGATCGACCGGAGCGAGGGCAAGGTTGAGATCGACTCCTGGGAGCCGACCGTCGAGGAGGTCCGGGCACGGCAGATGCCGCCCACACTGATGTTCATCCGGGTACCCGAGGGCAAGACCGTGAAGAACCGGCTCCGCCTAGACGTCAGCCCGATCGACCGCAGTACCGACGACGAGGTGGCCAACGAGTTCGACGTCATGCGCACCCTGGCAACGTCCAACTAG
- a CDS encoding pentapeptide repeat-containing protein, whose product METGGSDRGRRLWRDRLVRRRAIAALLAGTAGLAVLGVVLVVLPGVVVDHDLAGASVAAQDRLKAVNDVRTTLLQAVGGMVVLFGAYATWRQLRVSQDGLRATQEGYVTDRFSTAVDQLGSDKLETRIGGLHALWRIAEHSARDREAVISIQAAYLRTHLPWPPAGPDAPAADAPINDVAPLEVRAADAQVALTGLGVLLLQPREQSWVNLSVTDLRRADCDGLWLHEVNLDRSCMEAAGLYHANLTQASLVSVNLRHADLKTAILRRARFALSDLRGARLVETDLRDADFTEADLREANLRKADAGGAVFRRADLRLADLRGSDLSTADLLQARLTGALASENTRWPTGFDHASTGVVVTEDPGPEPPPLLQPPGITTQHPPLRSMA is encoded by the coding sequence ATGGAGACAGGGGGGTCGGACCGCGGTCGCAGGCTCTGGCGCGACCGGCTGGTCAGGCGTCGTGCGATCGCGGCCCTGCTGGCCGGGACGGCGGGGTTGGCCGTTCTGGGCGTGGTGCTCGTCGTCCTGCCGGGTGTGGTGGTCGACCATGATCTCGCAGGGGCGAGCGTCGCGGCGCAGGACCGGCTGAAAGCGGTGAACGACGTCCGTACGACACTTCTGCAGGCCGTGGGCGGCATGGTCGTGCTGTTCGGCGCGTATGCCACATGGCGGCAACTGCGCGTCAGTCAGGACGGGTTGCGCGCCACCCAGGAGGGCTATGTCACCGACCGGTTCAGCACGGCCGTCGATCAGCTCGGCAGCGACAAGCTGGAAACACGCATCGGCGGACTCCACGCGCTGTGGCGGATCGCGGAGCACTCCGCCCGTGACCGCGAGGCTGTCATCTCCATCCAGGCCGCTTACCTGCGTACACACCTGCCCTGGCCGCCCGCCGGACCGGACGCCCCAGCGGCCGACGCGCCCATCAACGATGTCGCGCCACTGGAGGTCCGTGCAGCCGATGCCCAGGTGGCGCTGACCGGCCTCGGAGTGTTGTTGCTGCAACCCCGGGAGCAGTCCTGGGTCAACCTCAGCGTCACGGACCTGCGCCGGGCCGACTGCGACGGGCTGTGGCTGCATGAGGTCAACCTCGACCGGTCCTGTATGGAGGCGGCGGGCCTGTACCACGCCAACCTGACGCAGGCGTCCCTCGTCTCGGTCAACCTGCGGCACGCCGACCTCAAGACCGCCATCCTGCGCCGGGCCCGCTTCGCTCTGTCCGACCTGCGGGGCGCACGGCTGGTCGAAACCGACTTGCGTGACGCGGACTTCACCGAGGCCGACCTGCGCGAGGCGAACCTGCGCAAGGCCGACGCGGGCGGCGCTGTCTTCCGCCGCGCCGACCTTCGCCTGGCCGACTTGCGTGGCTCCGACCTGAGCACGGCCGACCTTCTCCAGGCACGTCTGACCGGCGCGCTGGCCAGCGAGAACACTCGCTGGCCGACCGGGTTCGACCACGCGTCCACCGGCGTAGTTGTCACCGAGGATCCCGGCCCCGAACCTCCGCCACTGCTCCAGCCCCCAGGGATAACAACGCAGCACCCGCCCCTGCGGTCCATGGCATGA
- a CDS encoding DinB family protein, whose translation MNNASQPDLLRWQFELTWSLFEYHLERLEPEDFLWEPTPYCWTVRPNEDGTWVPDWAETEPDPVPVPTIGWLSWHIGWWWTVTIDHAQGRTPRERTEITWPGDGTATIEWLRGLRADWLAVLDRLTDTELDATAPFPWQNDPDHTIAHMLAWVNAELMKNATEIGQLRLLRAASAA comes from the coding sequence GTGAATAACGCATCCCAACCTGACCTGCTGCGCTGGCAGTTCGAGCTGACCTGGTCGCTTTTCGAGTACCACCTGGAGCGGCTGGAGCCCGAGGACTTCCTGTGGGAGCCCACGCCTTACTGCTGGACGGTGCGCCCGAACGAAGACGGGACATGGGTGCCGGACTGGGCGGAAACCGAGCCCGACCCCGTCCCGGTCCCCACCATCGGCTGGCTGAGCTGGCATATCGGCTGGTGGTGGACCGTGACCATCGATCACGCGCAGGGACGTACGCCTCGGGAGCGGACCGAGATCACCTGGCCGGGCGACGGTACGGCGACCATCGAGTGGCTGCGCGGCCTCCGCGCCGACTGGCTGGCGGTACTGGACCGCCTCACCGACACGGAGCTGGACGCCACGGCCCCGTTCCCCTGGCAGAACGACCCCGACCACACCATCGCCCACATGCTCGCCTGGGTGAACGCGGAACTGATGAAGAACGCCACCGAGATCGGCCAACTCCGCTTGCTGCGCGCCGCGTCCGCGGCGTGA
- a CDS encoding M1 family metallopeptidase codes for MPRPARLVPAVASALALALTACGGGSAQDTTGAPGLSDPYFPRAGNGGYDVTHYALTLTYDPTSRRLTGTAEIEARAKQDLTSFNLDLKGLEVTAAEVDDASARFHRGGDHELTIRPPDALDRNATFRTTVRYSGRPETITDPDGSREGWLRTADGALALGEPTGSMAWFPGNHHPSDKATYDITITVPEGLKAVSNGELRREKTEKGRTTFAWHVGEPMATYLATVAIGEYDVRRSKTANGLPVYMAVDPDQSKASAKVLARIPEIMQWAERNFGPYPFSSTGAIVDRANDAGYALETQNRPVFPGAPDTALLVHELAHQWYGNSVTPATWRDMWLNEGFATYVEWLWQEDHGGDTAQATFDALYDHGEDTYENLWAFPPASPTSAAHISDAPVYQRGAMVLHKIRETTGDATFHAILRGWPTTHRHGNASTSDFTAYVEQQAPDEDFGPIWDDWLYGKGKPDHA; via the coding sequence GTGCCCCGACCCGCCCGCCTCGTACCGGCCGTCGCATCCGCCCTGGCCCTCGCCCTGACCGCGTGCGGCGGCGGCAGTGCGCAGGACACGACCGGCGCTCCCGGCCTGAGCGACCCGTACTTCCCGAGAGCGGGCAATGGCGGCTACGACGTAACCCACTACGCCCTCACCCTGACCTACGACCCCACCTCCCGCCGCCTGACGGGAACGGCGGAGATCGAAGCGCGGGCGAAGCAGGACCTCACCTCGTTCAACCTCGACCTCAAGGGCCTGGAGGTCACCGCGGCCGAAGTGGACGACGCGTCCGCCCGCTTCCACCGCGGCGGCGATCACGAACTGACCATCCGCCCGCCCGACGCCCTCGACAGGAACGCCACCTTCCGCACCACCGTCCGCTACTCCGGGCGCCCCGAGACGATCACCGACCCCGACGGTTCACGAGAGGGCTGGCTGAGAACGGCGGACGGCGCCCTCGCCCTTGGCGAGCCCACCGGCTCGATGGCCTGGTTCCCCGGCAACCACCACCCGAGCGACAAGGCAACGTACGACATCACGATCACCGTCCCCGAGGGCCTGAAGGCGGTGTCCAACGGCGAGTTGAGGCGCGAGAAGACGGAGAAGGGCCGCACGACCTTCGCCTGGCACGTCGGGGAGCCGATGGCGACGTATCTGGCGACGGTCGCGATCGGCGAGTACGACGTACGCCGCTCGAAGACCGCGAACGGCCTGCCGGTGTACATGGCCGTCGACCCCGACCAGTCGAAGGCGAGCGCCAAGGTCCTCGCCCGCATCCCTGAGATCATGCAGTGGGCGGAGCGGAACTTCGGCCCGTACCCCTTCTCCTCCACCGGCGCGATCGTCGATCGGGCGAACGACGCGGGCTACGCCCTGGAGACCCAGAACCGCCCCGTCTTCCCCGGCGCCCCCGACACCGCCCTCCTCGTCCACGAACTGGCCCACCAGTGGTACGGCAACTCCGTAACCCCCGCGACCTGGCGAGACATGTGGCTGAACGAGGGCTTCGCGACATACGTGGAATGGCTCTGGCAGGAGGACCACGGCGGCGACACGGCCCAGGCCACCTTCGACGCGCTGTACGACCACGGCGAGGACACCTACGAAAACCTGTGGGCCTTCCCGCCCGCGAGCCCGACAAGCGCCGCGCACATCTCCGACGCCCCCGTCTACCAACGCGGCGCCATGGTCCTCCACAAGATCCGCGAAACGACCGGCGACGCCACCTTCCACGCCATCCTCCGCGGCTGGCCGACCACCCACCGCCACGGCAACGCGAGCACCTCCGACTTCACGGCGTACGTGGAACAGCAGGCACCGGACGAGGACTTCGGCCCGATCTGGGACGACTGGCTGTACGGGAAGGGAAAACCGGACCACGCCTGA
- a CDS encoding pentapeptide repeat-containing protein, with the protein MVRRAAGRAGGGTGTSGGTGVSGAGTGVKAARRPEVRLPPLEPHGGGELEPDGDYDGLEFQDADFAGQDGAGSRFMDCALTNCALDETRLRHARVMDSVLTGIRGVGTDLAEVTLRDVELVDARLGGVQLHGAVLERVLIRGGKIDYLNLRKARLRDVVFEGCVLVEPDFGGARLERVEFVDCVLKGVDFSAATLTDVDLRGAAEVDIARGVDRLAGAVISPAQLLDLAAVLAAEMGVRVVSEG; encoded by the coding sequence ATGGTGAGGAGAGCGGCGGGCCGCGCGGGCGGTGGTACGGGTACGAGCGGTGGTACGGGTGTGAGTGGTGCTGGTACGGGCGTGAAGGCGGCGCGGCGCCCGGAGGTGCGACTGCCTCCGCTGGAACCGCACGGGGGCGGCGAGTTGGAACCCGACGGGGACTACGACGGCCTGGAGTTCCAGGACGCGGACTTCGCCGGCCAGGACGGCGCGGGCTCCCGCTTCATGGACTGCGCACTGACGAACTGCGCCCTGGACGAGACCCGCCTGCGCCACGCCCGCGTGATGGACTCCGTCCTCACGGGGATACGGGGCGTAGGCACGGATCTGGCCGAGGTCACCCTCCGCGACGTAGAGCTGGTGGACGCGAGACTGGGCGGCGTCCAACTCCACGGCGCCGTACTGGAACGGGTCCTGATCCGCGGCGGCAAGATCGACTACCTGAACCTACGCAAGGCCCGGCTCCGAGACGTCGTCTTCGAAGGCTGCGTGCTGGTGGAGCCGGACTTCGGGGGTGCGCGGCTGGAGCGGGTGGAGTTCGTCGACTGCGTGCTGAAGGGGGTGGACTTCAGCGCGGCGACACTGACGGATGTGGACCTTCGGGGGGCGGCTGAGGTGGACATCGCGCGGGGGGTGGACCGCTTGGCGGGGGCGGTGATCAGCCCGGCGCAACTGCTGGATCTGGCGGCGGTGTTGGCGGCGGAGATGGGGGTTCGGGTGGTCTCCGAGGGGTGA
- a CDS encoding NAD(P)-binding protein — protein MHRITVIGGGFAGLTAAITAAEAGAKVTIYEAHHTLGGRARTAEGPYKTNEGPHALYKGGPHWTWLKQRGLIGELAPLPPLEAARLRLRHKGALRRTPPFPMLKLLRRTAQQAPVDVDFKTWATDIAGEEGAKAAAYYSAVALFHHDPGALSAAFVQERLRRATKLPPEAHYPRGGWASVIDRMAARAWNLGVRMETLARIDSLDSLDEHGRRGPVIVATSLAAARRLLRDDSLTWTSGRTALIDLAVRTRRGDAFAVSDLDAAGWIERFTAQDRTLAPAGEQLIQGQIPIAPHEPRAVGIARAEELLDLAFPGWRERVTWRSEAVADGRTGAVDYPGTSWRDRPAVDRGDGVYLAGDQVAAPGVLSEVSFNSALTAVSLAFDIPRRAGLDLKQA, from the coding sequence ATGCACCGCATCACCGTCATCGGCGGCGGCTTTGCCGGACTGACCGCGGCCATCACCGCTGCCGAGGCGGGCGCCAAGGTCACCATCTACGAGGCCCACCACACGCTCGGCGGGCGTGCCCGCACCGCGGAGGGGCCGTACAAGACCAACGAAGGGCCGCACGCCCTCTACAAGGGCGGCCCCCACTGGACCTGGCTCAAACAACGCGGGCTGATCGGCGAACTCGCCCCGCTCCCGCCGCTCGAAGCGGCCCGGCTGCGCCTCCGCCACAAGGGCGCCCTCCGCCGCACCCCGCCCTTCCCGATGCTCAAGCTTCTCCGCCGTACGGCCCAACAGGCGCCCGTGGACGTCGACTTCAAGACCTGGGCCACAGACATCGCCGGGGAGGAAGGCGCTAAGGCAGCCGCGTACTACTCCGCCGTCGCCCTCTTTCACCACGACCCGGGCGCCCTCTCCGCCGCCTTCGTGCAGGAACGGCTTCGGCGCGCCACGAAGTTGCCGCCGGAGGCGCACTACCCGCGCGGCGGCTGGGCGAGCGTCATCGACCGGATGGCGGCCCGCGCCTGGAACCTGGGCGTCCGCATGGAGACGCTCGCCCGGATCGACAGCCTCGACAGCCTTGACGAGCACGGCAGGCGCGGGCCCGTCATCGTCGCCACCTCCCTCGCGGCCGCCCGCCGGCTCCTCCGCGACGACTCGCTGACCTGGACGAGCGGCCGTACGGCCCTGATCGATCTGGCCGTACGGACCCGCCGGGGCGACGCATTCGCCGTGTCCGACCTGGATGCGGCGGGGTGGATCGAGCGGTTCACCGCCCAGGACCGTACGCTCGCCCCGGCCGGCGAACAGCTCATCCAGGGGCAGATCCCGATCGCGCCCCACGAGCCGCGGGCCGTCGGCATCGCCCGCGCCGAGGAACTGCTCGACCTCGCCTTCCCGGGCTGGCGCGAGCGCGTGACCTGGCGCAGCGAGGCCGTCGCCGACGGGCGTACCGGCGCCGTGGACTACCCCGGCACCAGTTGGCGCGACCGGCCCGCCGTCGACCGCGGTGACGGCGTCTACCTCGCGGGCGACCAGGTCGCGGCGCCCGGCGTGCTCTCCGAGGTGTCCTTCAACAGCGCCCTGACGGCCGTTTCCCTCGCCTTCGACATCCCGCGCAGGGCAGGGCTTGACCTCAAGCAAGCTTGA
- a CDS encoding zinc-binding dehydrogenase — MHAIRLHAFGPAENLTYEQVEAPEPGPGQVRIAVAAAGVHLLDTAIREGVQGPLPELPALPTIPGREVAGTVESVGDGVAQLWLGKRVVAHLGFNPGGYAELAVTDTDRLHQVPENLDFAQAVAMIGTGRTTMGILQFAELGPGSMAVIPAAAGGIGTLLVQYAKNAGATVIGLAGGPEKVARVAKNGADLAVDYTDPAWPDEVKYFLWGRKATVVFDGVGGEVARTAVDFLGPGGKHIVFGWSGEGLHDGSPLIVEGVSEQVLGPVMMQKAGGPNPVRTLELRALSEAAAGRLNPAVQRFPLAEAAAAHRALENRGTIGKVVLEP, encoded by the coding sequence ATGCACGCCATCCGCCTGCACGCCTTCGGCCCGGCCGAGAATCTCACGTACGAGCAGGTCGAGGCCCCGGAGCCGGGCCCCGGCCAGGTACGTATCGCCGTCGCCGCGGCAGGCGTCCACCTCCTCGACACCGCGATCCGCGAGGGCGTGCAAGGCCCGCTGCCCGAACTTCCCGCCCTGCCCACCATCCCCGGCCGCGAAGTCGCCGGCACCGTCGAGTCGGTCGGCGATGGCGTCGCCCAACTCTGGCTTGGCAAGCGCGTCGTGGCGCATCTCGGCTTCAACCCGGGCGGATACGCCGAACTGGCCGTCACCGACACCGACCGCCTCCACCAAGTCCCCGAGAACCTGGACTTCGCGCAGGCCGTCGCCATGATCGGCACGGGACGTACGACGATGGGGATCCTCCAGTTCGCCGAGCTCGGCCCCGGCTCCATGGCCGTGATCCCGGCCGCCGCCGGCGGTATCGGCACCCTTCTCGTGCAGTACGCCAAGAACGCCGGAGCCACCGTGATCGGCCTCGCGGGCGGCCCGGAGAAGGTGGCCCGTGTGGCGAAGAACGGTGCCGATCTCGCCGTCGACTACACGGACCCGGCCTGGCCCGACGAGGTCAAGTACTTCCTCTGGGGCCGGAAGGCCACGGTCGTCTTCGACGGCGTAGGAGGCGAAGTGGCCCGTACGGCCGTCGACTTCCTCGGACCCGGCGGCAAGCACATCGTCTTCGGCTGGTCCGGCGAAGGTCTGCACGACGGCAGCCCGCTCATCGTCGAGGGCGTGTCCGAGCAGGTCCTCGGGCCGGTGATGATGCAGAAGGCGGGCGGCCCCAATCCCGTACGCACGCTGGAACTCCGCGCCCTCAGCGAGGCCGCCGCCGGCCGCCTCAACCCGGCCGTCCAGCGCTTCCCCCTCGCAGAGGCGGCAGCCGCGCACCGGGCCCTGGAGAACCGGGGGACGATCGGCAAAGTGGTTCTGGAGCCGTGA